The stretch of DNA AGGGCAGGATCAAGCGCCCGGCATGGGGCATCAGCCGGGCGGCTTCGTCGGCCGTGGCGGGGGCGACGACCGCATCCTCTGCACCGTGAACGATCAGCGCGGGGCAGGTGATCCGCGCATATGCGGGGCGCAGGTCGCGGTCGGCCGCGAACATCGCACGGCGCACATGGGCAGGGACCAGCATGTTCAGGCCCACCATTTCGGCATATGTTTCCGCGGGCAGGGGGCGGAAGCTGCAGGCGGCGACGAAATCCATGGTCGCGGCCACCCGGCGCGGATCGTCGGCGGTATAGAGATCGCGGTTCATGCCGGGGCTTTTCGGCCCGACCATCCAGTCGGGCCGGGCGCTTCCGGTGGCGAGGATTGCGCCCGCCAGGACGATCCCGCCAAGCTTCGCGTCGCCATGCGCCTCGAGATATTCTCCGATCACCCGACCGCCATAGGACCAGCCGACGAGGACAGGGCGATCAAGCCGCAGCGCGTCGATCAGCGCCGCGATATCGCCAGCCCAGGCCGCACCATCGGCGTAGGCGGCGCCATCCTCGGGCTTGTCCGACATGCCATGCCCGCGCAGGTCCAGGGCGACAAGCCGGAAGCTGTCCCCCAGGTCGCTGTCGAACTGGCGTTGCCAGCAGCGGTGATGCTGCGACCAGCCGTGGATGAACAGGATCGCCGGTGCGTCCTTGGGGCCGCGCTCGCGCACATGAAGCCGGACGCCGCCCGCGCCGGTCACGTCATGGACACGCTCTTCCCCGCTCATGTCCATTCCTTGCCATAGGCGATCTGCCCGGGGCCGGTGCCGACCGGCGAGGCCTGTGCCGGCAGGGCAGGCTCTGACTGCTCGGTGCGCGGCGCCTTCTCGATCCGCACGCGCAGGTCGTACCACGCCGCCTGTCCCGTCACCGGGTCCGAGTTCGACCAGCGCAGCCCGTCGCCCTTCGGCGGCAGCAATTCGTGGATCAGGTGGTTCAGCAGGAAGCCCCGCGTTGCCTCGGGGGCGTCGGGTTCCAACGCCCAGGCGCCCTTGCGCTTGCCGATGGCGTTCCATGTCCAGACCGTGCTGGGGTTGAGCGCGTCCATCCGCACCACAGGTACGCGGATGCGCCCGTGATGCGAGGTCAGATAGGCCCAGTCGCCCTCCTC from Halovulum dunhuangense encodes:
- a CDS encoding alpha/beta fold hydrolase, which gives rise to MSGEERVHDVTGAGGVRLHVRERGPKDAPAILFIHGWSQHHRCWQRQFDSDLGDSFRLVALDLRGHGMSDKPEDGAAYADGAAWAGDIAALIDALRLDRPVLVGWSYGGRVIGEYLEAHGDAKLGGIVLAGAILATGSARPDWMVGPKSPGMNRDLYTADDPRRVAATMDFVAACSFRPLPAETYAEMVGLNMLVPAHVRRAMFAADRDLRPAYARITCPALIVHGAEDAVVAPATADEAARLMPHAGRLILPFTGHMPFFEQAQAFNDALRDLATSRRAAA